One genomic region from Amycolatopsis sp. FBCC-B4732 encodes:
- a CDS encoding STAS domain-containing protein, translated as MTAEGQVFPQDLLRVTSHRPDDGSSACVLEVTGELDLLTAPLLEEAVATAFVSTVDLLVIDLAGVSFMASVGMTILLRAQHTADPVAKVRVVAPDGSVVARTLQLTGLLEALAVVPTVSAALSR; from the coding sequence GTGACCGCAGAAGGTCAGGTCTTCCCGCAGGATCTGCTGCGCGTGACCTCGCACCGTCCCGACGACGGCTCTTCGGCGTGCGTTCTGGAAGTCACCGGAGAGCTCGATCTGCTCACCGCGCCACTGCTGGAGGAGGCGGTCGCGACGGCGTTCGTGAGCACTGTGGACCTGCTCGTGATCGACCTGGCCGGGGTGTCCTTCATGGCGTCCGTGGGCATGACGATCTTGCTCAGAGCACAGCACACCGCCGACCCGGTCGCGAAGGTCCGCGTTGTCGCTCCTGACGGCAGCGTCGTGGCGCGCACCTTGCAGCTGACCGGCCTGCTCGAAGCATTGGCCGTCGTTCCCACCGTCTCCGCCGCGCTCTCCCGGTGA
- a CDS encoding anti-sigma factor domain-containing protein, protein MTTADVHILAGAYTLDAVGDLERAAFTRHMGECPVCAEEVAGFRETAALLGTAAAFAPGGSFRRRVLAEISQTRQLPPCVPAEPAVPARRRPWRKRALIGIASVAAAAAVLVGGISIGLDQSVPGSPVPVADGGAVTSASDATTVRAAVAGGGSVSATVSRQLGKVLVAARALPSLDAGHAYEVWLTGPGAPRSAGLVGPGGSVEAALPAGVDGVSVTVEPATGSLQPTTPSVADLAVS, encoded by the coding sequence ATGACCACCGCCGACGTCCACATCCTCGCCGGCGCGTACACCCTCGACGCGGTCGGCGACCTCGAACGCGCGGCCTTCACCCGGCACATGGGCGAGTGCCCGGTCTGCGCCGAGGAGGTCGCCGGGTTCCGGGAGACCGCCGCCCTGCTGGGCACCGCCGCTGCTTTTGCCCCGGGCGGGAGCTTCCGCCGGCGCGTGTTGGCCGAGATCTCCCAGACCCGGCAGCTGCCACCCTGCGTCCCGGCCGAGCCCGCCGTTCCGGCGCGGCGGCGCCCGTGGCGCAAGCGCGCGCTGATCGGGATCGCGTCCGTCGCAGCGGCGGCGGCGGTCCTCGTTGGCGGGATCAGCATCGGGTTGGACCAGTCGGTTCCCGGCAGCCCGGTGCCGGTGGCCGATGGCGGTGCGGTGACGTCCGCGTCCGACGCGACCACCGTGCGCGCGGCCGTGGCGGGCGGCGGCTCGGTCTCGGCGACGGTCTCGCGGCAGCTGGGCAAGGTCCTGGTCGCCGCGCGGGCCCTGCCGTCGCTGGACGCCGGCCATGCCTACGAGGTGTGGCTGACCGGGCCGGGTGCGCCGCGGTCGGCGGGACTGGTCGGGCCCGGTGGCTCTGTCGAGGCCGCTCTGCCCGCTGGCGTCGACGGTGTTTCGGTGACCGTCGAGCCCGCGACCGGATCGCTGCAGCCGACCACACCGTCGGTTGCGGACCTTGCGGTCAGCTGA
- a CDS encoding methyltransferase domain-containing protein, whose amino-acid sequence MTTPLDRQLPGQEFDPALRGTARTLQLDDDRVLPLRTRRWRRPAGRGDRWLLDRCEGSTLDLGCGPGRLVAHLVARGIPALGADSSATAIGRCRERGIPAVQGDVFQALPGEGTWRTTVLADGNIGIGGDPLRLLHRVRELLHPDGRLLVETAPDAAGLWRGEARLRDRRGGTGGWFPWAVLDLHALRELAEAIGFRVCAVRQGHYRHFADVRPRTGDDRRLNTPSGGK is encoded by the coding sequence GTGACCACGCCGCTCGACCGGCAGCTGCCCGGTCAGGAATTCGATCCCGCGTTGCGCGGCACCGCGAGGACGTTGCAGTTGGACGACGATCGCGTGCTTCCGCTGCGGACACGGCGGTGGCGGCGGCCGGCGGGGCGCGGCGACCGCTGGCTGCTCGACCGCTGCGAGGGCAGCACCCTCGACCTCGGATGCGGACCCGGCCGATTGGTCGCGCACCTCGTCGCCCGCGGGATTCCCGCGCTGGGCGCCGACAGCTCGGCGACCGCGATCGGCCGGTGCCGGGAACGCGGGATTCCCGCTGTCCAGGGCGATGTCTTCCAGGCGCTGCCCGGCGAAGGAACCTGGCGCACGACGGTGCTGGCCGACGGGAACATCGGCATCGGCGGTGACCCACTGCGGCTGCTGCACCGGGTTCGCGAGCTGCTGCACCCGGACGGGCGGCTGTTGGTCGAGACCGCCCCGGACGCCGCTGGGCTCTGGCGCGGCGAGGCGCGGCTACGCGATCGGCGCGGCGGTACCGGTGGCTGGTTCCCCTGGGCCGTCCTCGACCTGCACGCGTTGCGAGAACTGGCGGAGGCTATCGGTTTCCGGGTGTGCGCGGTGCGGCAGGGCCACTACCGGCACTTTGCCGACGTACGGCCACGAACAGGTGATGACCGGCGTTTGAACACGCCGAGCGGGGGTAAGTGA
- a CDS encoding YncE family protein — protein sequence MRRIRVLLGSTLLVTACSTPAPPQLPPAAEPAVSPPVGRAPAGRTVRVGDLPEGIVADGVTHRVVVGVRNPDRLVLLDAGTGAVVASTTLPGHLRHLQLAAPGGPVLVPDETSDRLLTVSLPEGTVTGNTPAGSSPHDATRAADGRIFAANENGRSVVVVENCRVIHTFTDVTQPAVLAPVGNLVSLVDVRQNDLSVYDATTLTRVARLPAGAGPTHVVADRHGHLAVIDTRGDAVLTYDPATPAHTLSWLALPGTPYGVTYDPTRDRLWVTLTARNEVVGVDLSGTSPREIVRLPTVRQPNTVAVEPGTGTLFVTGTTGGVVEIIPAP from the coding sequence ATGCGACGAATCCGAGTCCTGCTCGGCAGCACCCTCCTGGTGACCGCCTGCAGTACACCGGCACCGCCGCAGCTTCCACCGGCCGCCGAACCAGCCGTCTCCCCGCCGGTCGGCCGCGCTCCGGCGGGGCGCACGGTGCGTGTCGGCGACCTGCCCGAGGGCATCGTCGCCGACGGGGTGACTCACCGCGTCGTCGTAGGCGTGCGCAATCCGGATCGGCTGGTGCTCCTCGACGCCGGGACCGGCGCGGTCGTGGCGTCGACGACGTTGCCGGGACACCTGCGGCACCTGCAGCTGGCCGCGCCCGGCGGGCCGGTACTCGTGCCGGACGAGACGTCCGATCGGCTGCTCACCGTCTCCCTTCCAGAAGGGACGGTCACCGGCAACACCCCGGCCGGCTCCTCGCCGCACGACGCGACGCGGGCCGCCGACGGCCGGATCTTCGCGGCCAACGAAAACGGCCGCAGCGTCGTCGTCGTGGAGAACTGCCGTGTCATCCACACCTTCACCGACGTCACCCAGCCCGCGGTACTGGCACCCGTGGGCAACCTCGTCTCACTCGTCGACGTGCGGCAGAACGACCTGAGCGTCTACGACGCCACGACGCTGACCCGGGTCGCGCGGCTGCCCGCCGGAGCCGGACCCACCCACGTCGTCGCCGACCGCCACGGCCACCTCGCGGTCATCGACACCCGCGGTGACGCCGTCCTGACCTACGACCCGGCTACACCGGCCCACACCCTGAGCTGGCTCGCGTTGCCGGGCACGCCCTACGGCGTCACCTACGACCCGACCCGCGACCGGCTGTGGGTGACGCTGACCGCCCGCAACGAGGTCGTCGGGGTGGACCTGTCCGGCACTTCGCCACGGGAGATCGTCCGGCTGCCGACCGTGCGGCAGCCGAACACGGTCGCCGTGGAACCCGGAACCGGCACGTTGTTCGTCACCGGGACGACCGGAGGCGTCGTCGAAATCATCCCGGCTCCCTGA
- a CDS encoding RNA polymerase sigma factor, whose product MSAAASTPSPEWVRPISIPIADRLLATTYLVLRRSGLRARACRRTCRKALPGLSAEDRPAGRRIRPEDFAALRLRLGRKGRSVRFDAAVDEALLLDAMLSLPPRQRFVVRSAVTGHWSVTDIAAQTGWTRGQVHTLLRAGLKTLATQGAPGGRLTSFSW is encoded by the coding sequence GTGAGCGCCGCGGCCTCGACACCGTCACCCGAATGGGTAAGACCGATCTCCATACCGATCGCCGACCGCCTGCTGGCCACGACCTACCTCGTGCTCCGCCGCTCCGGGCTGCGCGCGCGAGCTTGCCGCCGGACCTGCCGAAAGGCGTTGCCCGGCTTGTCCGCCGAAGACCGCCCTGCTGGCCGGCGGATCCGGCCGGAAGACTTCGCGGCTCTGCGCCTCAGGCTGGGTCGCAAAGGGCGATCGGTCAGGTTCGACGCGGCGGTCGACGAAGCGCTGCTGCTCGACGCGATGCTGTCACTGCCCCCTCGGCAGCGGTTCGTGGTGCGCTCGGCCGTGACCGGGCACTGGTCGGTCACCGACATCGCCGCGCAGACGGGATGGACTCGCGGTCAGGTGCACACCCTGCTGCGCGCCGGCTTGAAAACCCTTGCGACACAAGGCGCCCCCGGCGGCCGCCTGACGTCGTTCAGCTGGTGA
- a CDS encoding ATP-binding protein, protein MPGRLVQLREQLDRWAIRAGLDLEARQAVLLAAYEAMANVVVHAYRGGDGVLDLHASSRGDVVVVTVADHGRWQSEARPGPLHGRGLPLIRSLSAAAVVDKTAAGTTVTMTFAR, encoded by the coding sequence GTGCCCGGCCGGCTCGTTCAGCTGCGGGAACAGCTTGACCGGTGGGCCATCCGCGCGGGGTTGGATCTGGAGGCACGGCAGGCGGTGCTGCTGGCGGCCTACGAAGCGATGGCCAACGTCGTCGTACACGCTTACCGAGGCGGCGACGGCGTCCTCGACCTGCACGCGTCGAGCCGCGGCGATGTCGTGGTCGTCACCGTCGCCGACCACGGCCGGTGGCAATCGGAAGCCCGGCCTGGTCCGCTGCACGGCCGCGGGCTCCCGCTGATCCGCTCCCTTTCCGCGGCCGCGGTCGTCGACAAGACCGCCGCCGGCACCACGGTGACCATGACCTTCGCTCGCTGA
- a CDS encoding STAS domain-containing protein has translation MIAVTGELDMVSTPHMRDDLAIILAGRPQRLVLDLAEVSFLASTGANEIVRLAHATADDAVALHIAAGVHNRQTFELLGLAGTLLSVFDTRADALAAFTS, from the coding sequence GTGATCGCCGTGACTGGCGAACTGGACATGGTGAGCACCCCGCACATGCGCGACGATCTCGCGATCATCTTGGCGGGCCGGCCGCAGCGGCTCGTACTCGACCTGGCCGAGGTCAGCTTCCTGGCTTCGACGGGCGCCAACGAGATCGTCCGTCTCGCTCACGCCACGGCCGACGACGCGGTGGCGCTGCACATCGCGGCCGGAGTGCACAACCGGCAGACCTTCGAACTGCTGGGTCTGGCAGGCACCCTGCTGAGCGTGTTCGACACCCGCGCCGACGCCCTCGCCGCCTTCACCAGCTGA
- a CDS encoding isoamylase, which produces MDIPRGFRRVIKICQGRDGNGAKRLVFNLPTDEPPGRVSVVGSFNGWTPGRHHLQPHTTGRRTATVEVAPDAAVQFRYLGENGYWFDDPDNPDALDRVDNTSA; this is translated from the coding sequence ATGGACATCCCGAGAGGCTTCCGCCGAGTGATCAAGATTTGCCAAGGCCGTGACGGAAACGGCGCGAAGCGCCTCGTCTTCAACTTGCCCACCGACGAGCCTCCCGGTCGCGTCAGCGTCGTGGGATCGTTCAACGGCTGGACTCCCGGCCGGCACCACTTGCAACCCCACACCACCGGCCGCCGCACCGCCACCGTCGAAGTCGCCCCCGACGCCGCCGTCCAGTTCCGCTACCTCGGGGAGAACGGCTATTGGTTCGACGACCCCGACAATCCGGACGCCCTCGATCGGGTCGACAACACATCGGCGTAG